TTCACCCACtactttaaaaagttcaaactaaaatatacattaagtTATACTGTTTATCTGTCATTCAACCACTCCGAATTGCTTCAGCAAGGCCACTGGACACCTGCCCCATGATCTCCCAAACATCACTCACCCTCTGTGGAGCTGCGGCTCTGTAGTGCAGACTGTTCTGCTCGTGTTCCTGCTGGTTGAGAGAGCTGACCAGAGCCTGCAGTCTCTCAATATACTGGATGGCACTGCGCAGGATTTCCACCTTAGGCAGCCTCTGGTTGGGATTCATTAACGTGCTTCTCTTGAGAGCCTCAAATGCCTCGTTCACCTTCTTCAACCTCCTCTTCTCCCTCATAGTGGCTGCTTTCCGACGATCCATCGTCACCGATTTGCGCTTGCACACCTTGCAGGCCCATGGCAGGCACTGGCCGGGGCAGTGCTGCTGCTCCTGCGGTGACATGGACAGACCCATGCTGGAAGTTGGAGATGGTTTGTCCTCCATCCCCACCCCGGTTGACAGCAACCTTCCGTCGCCACACAGCCCCATCATGGAGCTTCTGTCCTGATATCCAGCTTGGTCGAAACCTCCGGTCAGCCTGGAGGGGAAAAAGTTATCACCGCTTTCATAAAAACGCTGGTCTGTGAAAAAGTAAGGGTTGGTCTCAAAAAGCTCCATGTCTTTCGTTCAACGCTGGAAATTAGTGCCTGCCGGCTCTGCTTTCGGTATGCGTTGCACTGTAGGTCCTTTCCAGTCCTCCTCGCGTGGGTGTATGTGTGCGAATCCCTTCCCCTGAGCTGAGCTCGTGCCGAAGAAGATCTGTGGACGACAACTGCTCCACACCAACTGCACTGGTGGCATTTAAACTCTCTGCCTGGTGTTAGATCAGTAGGTTAAATATAGCCAGGGCTCTGAGAAACCTGACCCTGCGTTTAGCTGTTGCCACACATCTAAACTTTACATCTCTTTTCATTCCCCAATCTTCTGGGGATTTGGGACCGGTTTGCTTCGAGAACGGCGTCAGGCCGCTGTTGAAAGTCCAGGAACATGATACGTGTGCCATGGAAATCAAACAGACTACAGCAGATATGAAAGATCCACCGTGGCTCCTTAATTGGCTGATCTTAATCCCTGTCGTCTGAAAGTATGGCCTTCTTTTACAAGGCAGATatgttgtttttcatgtttttgccTTTTAATGTATTAACGCAAATTCTATGTTGTTATAGCTCGCTTAGAATAATGAAGTATTGACCATGTCTCATAAATTGTCTTACAAATGACAAGAACTTTGGCAGTAACATGGTACGGTGATGTCATTAGATGGTAATACCTATAAAAAGTACAGTTACTGTGGTACGGTGATGGTATCAGATGATAAAACCATGGTACTTAAGTGCATACATTTTTGTGGTATGTCCAGGTACAGCCATAAATACTGTGGGTTTTTTTTAGGTACTGTAACGCTTATAAAAAAATCGTACATATTATAtaagaaaacatgacaacatcttagtcctgtgtcagccactgtagtgctttgaaagggaggggtggagagagccgttggttgcaattcacaacctcaccgctagatgccactaaatttcaaatactggacctttaaaacattCTCTGGTTTTATTTCCTTGCCAGAACATGTTTTTAGTACCACAGTGCCTGGCTCTGGAAAAAGTTCTGCTTGTACGTTACAGTACATCAGTCTTTTACTGGATCATCTGGTCAGTCTTTGTCCAGTTAACTCATGACTTGCTGTTGTTTTCCAATTGTCTCTAATACACTCTtttaaaaaaggttcttcacagcgatgccctAAAAGAACCATGTTTGGTTGCCAAAGAAtcatttctttctctgtttttatcATCTAAGGAaccttttgtgtgtttttttggaTGATAAAcgttctttatagaaccattCAGCCTAAATTGGTTCTTCTGTCACATCGTGAAGCATCTTTTAACCGTACAAGTGTACTAGCTTATCTTTTTGTGTTGGATGCTGCTCAtacatgtaagggataatgtacaggcagccagttgttatcgcagaaataagcctcGACAGTGTGATGCAgtggtcttgtatcacactgaaggggcttatttcccgataacagctggctgcctgtacattatcccgcttattacatggcacatgagaaaaaactggacatgaaatgtgaatttgaaatattttatagctaatttttaccgaatgcagaccttccgcgaggaaaagccgtttcaaatgtcacgaacaggcaatttggtttaatcatttgtaaatataatgtcatatatgttattaaagacatatttatatttaatttgtcaaaaaaaaatctgtcaaaatgaattgctgcatccgggttaccgtgtgttgttagttttgacaggttgttatctgggaataatgaacctgcaaatgtcgtgactggccaatcagaatcaagcattctaaCAAGCAGTGTAATATTCACCTTTAACATTAGGCATTGGTTCAATAAGGTAGACCTTTGTTGTCCCTGACCCCGAACGGTGAGTTAGGCTCTCCGGTGACTGGAAATCCCTAATGGACTTGTCTGGGCTCATAGCTCACATGCTAATTCGGAAGAGCTTCCGCTATGTCCCATAATGAATCTACTGGCTTATTTATGGTCACTGACACCACCACAGCTATTTGAGGTCCATGTAATACACGGTGAAGGGGATTTTTTCCCTCGAGTGCCAATATGCTCAACACTTCTGTGATGTTATTGATGGCTGTAGCCATGCAACACGGTGGCCGCTTGACATCCTTACAgagttttgactttttttgcgAGGTGTCTACTGTCCTTGTCCAGGACAAGTTCTGAAATGGGAAGCTCTATGGTGCTCTCGTCATGGTAACCCAAGCCTCCATCCCTGGCACGATTAGGAGGCTGTGCAGTTGGCTGTCAGGTTAAAATGTGATGGATGATCACTGATGGTAGAGGCAGCACAATGGGGTCTCTGTGACTCTCCGGGCTGCAGGGGAGCTGTGTGTTGGAGTCACTCACCCCAGACCTTCTTTCAGCCTACTGTCAGCAGAAACAGGGAAACAGGTCCAtgcaaccaaacacacacacacacacacgcacacgcacacgcacacacacacacacacacacacacacacacacacacacacacacacacacacgcacacacacgcacaggctttggttgactatccccgtggggacagtccataggcgtaatgtttttatactgtacacacacacaccacaccacacagaAACACTTACTGAAGAGAAAAATACAGTCTCAGCATTTTAGTAAAGAGGCCACGTTGCCAGTGAAATAACACAATTAGTTTGTTCAAATAGCATTTATTGTGTGTTTCAGGATGTTGTAAGAGGGGTTATGTACATGGAGTGCCATCTAACAGGTAGGTCAGGGGTGTGTTCTTGTATTTAACAATTGTCCTATAGGCAAGAATAAAACTATGTGGCTTGTTGAGGAGAAACGTTGTGCGTTTATAAGCAATATTCACTTTGTTATTAGAGTTAGACTCAAACTTTAAGCCTAAAACATCCTTGCAACCATATAACAACGCTTTGGCAAAAATCCACAACAGCCTTCAAGATTTTATTTGTCACACACAGGTAAATTGTGTAAAACTTACACAAAACCTGTGTAAGTAAAACACAGGtaaataagtattttttattaaaaaaatagtaaaacTATTTCTCAAAAATTTGAGAGAAaactaaaatatgaaatgtgaGGTAAAAGTGTGAGATAATGCTAAAATATGTATAGATAAAACTAAATTTTAaaccaaaatatatattataaaactgAAGTTTATATttacacctaaaaataaaaaatggattgGGAGAAAATGAAAAGGAATGTCAACTGAGTAACATTTTCTTACAGCCAATATTTTAACGCTTATTCCGCTGTGGGTCTGTGAATTTATTAGCATCACATTTACAGCTCATAAGATGAAAGCTTTCAAAGCAACAATAAGTGTACCAtagaacttattgtttttataaaatgacTTCACCAAGTCACCACCACCTCTTTCAAGTTTAAGAGTCTTTGATTGCCAGCGTGTACGGGAGAAACACAGGTTTATCACGAAGATTGAGTGGATCCTCAAGGCGACAGATGATATCATTCTGTTTGAGTGGGTCTTAGGTGAAAGGCAACATGGTGTGTTCCCCTGTCACTGGAACAGTATGCCACTTCTCCTCACTGACAAGCAGCAGCACATTGCAGGACAGCTGGCAGTAAGGAGGGGGGTTTGGCTTCTTGTGAAGAAATGCCCAGAACGTGGCTGCATTAGCCATGGAATGTTCACTCTTCATTCAATATTTGGCTCTGAAGCCCTAGAAGGATATTATGCCCCATTATTGCTTTCAGGAGGAGTAGTGACTGGAGCAGATGTTTGGATCCTCTAGGCCGGAGAGCTGAGCTGGCTCAGCAACAGGTTCAGGATTCGTCAGGAGACTCTCTCTTTTCAAAGCACCTCTGTTGTGACTGCTAACACCTCATCAAATAAGTGCCAGCCTAGACGGTAGAAACTGGGCATATGTTAGTCTGTCTGCCACTTTCTGCCCATTCTTAAATCTGTTTGCATATCAGTCTATTTGTCTCTCTCTGGTCTCTCTCAGGTTTACCTATACAATTTAATGTACAGAACATTTAATGTGTACCTGTACCACAGTGTTATGGTTAATAATGATATCAGGCCACTGTGTCTTACAagcaataattatttaaaatgtcatcAACAATATGTTTCAAGAGTTCTGGAACTTGCATTACAATTCTTTAATATGGGTTAATTCCTAACACAATGGTTGGATGCCTAATTATTTATTCTTGTCATAACttattattatacaatttgAACCCCTccaaaaaagtcaaaatcagTTTACTAACTGTCATTATTTGCCTTTGTTGTTCACAAGTTTATTGTAGTTTAGAAAAACaaagtttattaaaacatttctggtaattaaaattgaataaaatacTGGCCTAAATATGAtttgaaacacaaaaagtaGAATGTCTTTGCATTAAACTAAAAAAGTTAAAGCTGAGGCActaaaactaaagtaaacaaaaagtaaaactaaaattaaaataaatgtaacttatataaccaaataaaaataaaccaataaatagTTAAATTGTCATCTTgcaattataaggttctatctgcattctgagcagtatTTAGTAACAAGCTGCAAcatttttgcattccatttgactctgtacataaaacctttttgtttactaaaagtcccaaaatgtacaacataaagaaaaaaacaacacataatgtaaataagtcacagaataagaatatgtgaataactctaTTTTGACAACAATGTCACACACTTTATAATCCCAAGGCGtcgaaatgacaaaagcacataacattAATTGAAACAAAAAGTAACATTAAACCAACAAAATtcagaaataatacattttgacTTTTCATTCCAtcatcaaaaatgtgttttactgcACTGCCAACGCTTAACCAACATTCACTTTCACTGGTTGAATAACTTTGTAATACAAGCAtcataaacaaagcatttcatcATTTGTCACTGATTTAATCTGTTCCAAATCAAAGTTTATCGCAGAGCACATTATTTTGTATGGTTATTAGGTAAGTAAATTAGTTCATGTTTATTATTGTGTCTGTTTACATCATTTGGATTCATATGCAGGTATCTCCATCACTGAATTTTGACCACAAGTGCATTTcctgtgtttttctgtaaagCCCTCTGTGAAGTCTTATAAGTTAGCAGAAACAGTAGTGGCCAGGGCCTTACTATACGACTGTCTCTGGGCGCTTTTATCAGGTTATAATCCTCTACAACAAACAGAATGGAAAGCATGTGCATGTGCAGCTGTCGATGTATTAGTGCAAGTGGTGTCATATTAAGTCACAGGAATGACCCCGGTCCTCTGTGCAGCTTGATCGCCTCACCCCTCACAGACACGCTACTCACTGTTAGTAAATGCCTCGCTCCAAGAGACCACAAACGAGTTGGGCTCACTGTATTACAGAAGAAACTCTTTTGGAGACCTGACTGGGGTTTGAGGAAGAGAGAGGTCATACAAAAACAGATTAGTGTATATGAAGAAGCATGTTTTTTGTCATTAGAGGAGTAAAAATAGACACTAGTTAACATAACTTCTTGTGCATTTTCAAAAGAAATGGACAGTGAAATGTGCCTAACCTTCAAAATACATTGATCATTAAAGTGATGTTAAAGTACCCaaccttcttgtcatttgtcaaacctgtatgactttctttcttccgctgaacacaagaagatattttgaagaaagttggtaatgAAACATGTATGGActcaaaactaatgcaagtgaatgggtgccagttgacgacatttttcaaaatatcttcttttgtgttctgtggaagaaagaaagtcctttaggtttgaaatgacaaaggtgagtaaatgatgacagaattttcatttttgggcgaactaccACTTTAACCTCAGAGGATTCAACTAAATATTAAATAAGTCCAATTCTAAGCGTGTCTACATATGCCTTGGTGAAGAAACAATTGTCAGTACAGTGGAAGGTCAAGCAAGTGCTATAAAAATTCCTTTCACACCTCAGAACATCAAGCcaattttttaattatgtagtATTTCCAATAGGTCTCAAACGCTTAATCACAAACTGTGGCAATGTGTCTACCTCTCATGGGTCATTTAAATAGACCAGACAAGCTGTTAACGATACATCGCTTTCTAAAAGCACCATCCACGTGGAAACACCTCTTGACAACAACATCACAGAACAGCTGACAAACCCATTAAACCAGACGCTGCGTTATCTTCTAAAAGACTTAATGGAAATGAAATGCACCTATGTGTTTATGATGTTAGCTTATTCCGTTTGGACGTGACCAATGATTGCCATTAAATGGTTTTCAGTGCTCAAGATCAGAGTTTCATTGAGGTTTAGATAGTTTGGAAATCTATTCTGTTTTGTTCCACATAACTGGGCGTGTCGTCTGCAAATGAGTTGCTGAATTCCACTCGATTGTCACACGCGGGCCTACATTGCCTCAATGCCACGAACAACCAGAAATGGATCTAGGAATAACTTCCTTTAAATACTTTCTTCCTCTTCAGTAGATGTACCTAAAATTAGTCTTTGGAATTTAGAATCAAGATTCCAAATTGTCATTCCAGCTTCCAGATGATATTTTTCATTCCCAGCAGTTAAAGctgatcattccacaaatgaaTACTGAATCAATGCACTTTTGAATTCAAACTTGTATAAGACAACCGTTTGATAAGGTGTGGCTGGGATGGGACtgctttcaaatgtttttgCGGAAACTATGCCGGCAACGGTCCTAATTTTGTTCGTCAGCCATTGTCCGGATTCCAGCAGGGACGTTAAGGAAAGTTGAGCTCCCTCCCTGGCTTTATAGACAGAGTAAAAATACGGCCTACAAGCTTTTCTACTCGTCCCTCAGTGTTTATATCCGACCCTGGGTTCCAATGACCTTCTCTTGTGCCATCGGGAGCACAAATTTAGCGCTTCGGTTTCTGGAGAGACCAAATAGTTAGACAACACTGAAGAGAGGGTGAGGATGTCCATGAAGCAGATTTAGTTACTCTTACTAGGAGAGGCATAAACAGAATGTAGTGTAAACATCTCTGTGACTTTTGCCCGACTGGAATGCAAATGGAGGAAAGTGACACGCTATCTCTGACTTCAATGGCTTGATGAACAAAGACAGGTTCAAGACAAGATAGCTTCCTAAACATACATAATTCAGTCTTCAAACTCTCTATGTTTGACAGCATGAAGGTTTATTTATGGTTTATGAAGCCTCTGTCCAATATGGTATGTTGAATGGTATGTTGTTATTGTGGGACGCTGGGTTGTCACAGAATGGCATTTCGGTTTTAGTTGTGATGATATGGCATACTTGTGCCATCATAGCGGCGATGGATGTGTTACTCTTTTCTCcagtctctttaatatatattttttgtttcggTACTGATGCAACCCTTGGTTTTAGATAGAGTTAGTACATGTGTATATTACACTTTGCTACATGAACTACATGTTTACTGCTATTTTAATACTTGGGTATAATATTGACTTATATTGACTATAAGATTAGTGAATTAAGAACTACGCATTATTTGAGTGATTTTAAGCATATGCACCTGTGAGGGGATCCATACTGgcgtttttattttatgttataggATTTTTTTAAGAAAGACAGTATCGGTGCAATTTATCAATTTATTACAAAAAGGCAACTATGTTGTATTTGGCACTAATCTGAGGTGGTCTGAAGAGGGAGTTTGTGACCATAGTTGGGGAATAGCAGGCAG
This portion of the Triplophysa rosa linkage group LG20, Trosa_1v2, whole genome shotgun sequence genome encodes:
- the myog gene encoding myogenin, whose protein sequence is MELFETNPYFFTDQRFYESGDNFFPSRLTGGFDQAGYQDRSSMMGLCGDGRLLSTGVGMEDKPSPTSSMGLSMSPQEQQHCPGQCLPWACKVCKRKSVTMDRRKAATMREKRRLKKVNEAFEALKRSTLMNPNQRLPKVEILRSAIQYIERLQALVSSLNQQEHEQNSLHYRAAAPQRVSATNEQGSGSTCCSSPEWSSTSEQCAPSYSSTHEDLLNDDAEQTNLRSLTSIVDSITGIETTAVPFSVDISK